The following proteins come from a genomic window of Montipora foliosa isolate CH-2021 chromosome 2, ASM3666993v2, whole genome shotgun sequence:
- the LOC137993389 gene encoding LOW QUALITY PROTEIN: mitochondrial-processing peptidase subunit alpha-like (The sequence of the model RefSeq protein was modified relative to this genomic sequence to represent the inferred CDS: deleted 1 base in 1 codon) encodes MVVQFELENLEMKQDAEPALTDLIHAAAFRDNTVGLPKLCPPENVDKFNSSILVDYLKRYYQPSRMVIAGVNVDHQHLIHLTRTHFVHKRPVWFKEGEEIESPDRSVAQYTGGMIQDHRTEPRINPGPTPLPELAHLSVGLESCHYEDPDFFAFTVLNTLMGGGGSFSAGGPGKGMYSRLYLNVLNRYHWIYSATAYHHSYADTGLFCIHGSCHPSQLKDLTQVIVKEYFALVNGAINEVEVARAKKQLQSMLMMNLESRIIVFEDIGRQVLGLNKRKSSQELFESIENVTVEDVKRVSSRMISSKPSVAGLGNLATLPKYQEIQDAFGNYGSFTGKSRFFLFRN; translated from the exons ATGGTTGTCCAGTTTGAACTTGAAAACTTGGAAATGAAGCAAGATGCTGAGCCTGCC CTAACAGACTTAATTCATGCT GCAGCTTTTCGTGACAACACAGTTGGTTTACCAAAGTTGTGTCCACCGGAAAATGTAGACAAGTTTAATTCTTCTATCCTGGTTGACTACTTAAAACGATACTACCAGCCATCCAGAATGGTTATCGCTGGTGTTAATGTTGATCATCAGCATCTAATTCATCTTACAAGAACCCACTTTGTCCATAAAAGGCCTGTATGGTTCAAAGAAGGAGAAGAGATTGAGAGCCCAGACAGATCTGTTGCTCAATACACTGGGGGAATGATCCAG GACCACAGAACTGAGCCTCGCATAAACCCTGGCCCCACCCCCCTTCCAGAACTTGCGCATCTGTCAGTAGGCCTGGAGTCCTGCCATTATGAGGATCCTGATTTCTTTGCATTTACTGTTCTTAACACTCTGATGGGTGGCGGAGGATCATTCTCTGCTGGTGGACCAGGCAAGGGCATGTACTCACGGTTATACTTGAATGTTTTAAACCGATACCACTGGATTTACTCTGCTACAGCTTATCACCACAGTTATGCTGACACTGGCTTATTTTGCATCCATGGCAGTTGTCACCCTTCACAG TTGAAAGACCTCACCCAGGTCATAGTCAAAGAATATTTTGCTCTCGTCAATGGTGCAATAAATGAG GTTGAAGTAGCAAGAGCAAAGAAACAACTTCAGTCTATGCTGATGATGAATTTAGAATCCAGAATTATTGTGTTTGAAGACATAGGAAG GCAAGTCCTTGGACTCAACAAAAGGAAGTCATCTCAGGAACTATTTGAAAGTATTG aaaaTGTTACTGTTGAAGACGTTAAGCGGGTCAGTTCCCGGATGATTTCATCCAAACCCTCTGTGGCAGGGCTTGGTAACCTGGCTACTCTCCCAAAGTACCAAGAAATACAGGATGCATTTGGTAACTATGGCAGCTTCACCGGCAAATCACGCTTTTTCCTTTTTAGAAACTGA